A stretch of DNA from Acidisarcina sp.:
GCAATTTGCAGTAGGGACACCAATCCGCGGAGCGGGAAAACAACAGCAAAAGGCCGTGCTGACCTTTGAGGCTGGCAAAGGTCTGGGTAGAGCCATTCTGGTCTGGTGCGGAAATCGATGGAATCTGTTGGCCTTCAGTAAGGCCTGGCACTGTTTCTGTATTCTGCGCGCGCGCAATGACTGTTAAGACAAGAAGACAGCATGCAATCCCTGCCTTGAAAAATGGAATTGCTCTCCCACGAGGCATTCACCAATCCACCTTCCTGTACCTGAATGATGCCCCAGATAGAAAAAGGTTACAGAAATGATTGACTCATCACCGCTTACTTTGGGACTGCCTTAGGAATTGGCCGAGCTGCTCGTACTGATCGCTGGCGATGTAATCGACACCTGCTCGATAAGCAGCGCGCCATCGCTGCACAACAGCCACCTTGGATCCGAAGTTATAGTCGTGGAACCAGCCGTTGCAGCTCAACTCCTGCTTCGTCGCGCCATCAAGCGTATAGAAGCGAATCCAGAGATTGTGATCGTGGGCATGCTTCACCAGGGCACGGAGGCGTGCGTCATCGGCGGCGGTCCAATCTCCAGCCTTGGTTTGCCCCCCGGCTTCGACAACGCGCCACGGATTGTTCCACCAGCGACGGTAGTTGTCTGCCGCTGCGGGCTCCAAAATCTCTGGTGCGGCCATGGGATCGCTGGTATTCGTGTGGACTGCGCCGAAGACCAGAAGCGGAGTTCCGATGGGCAAATCCTCGTAAAAAGCCTTCTGCTGCGCATCGGAGTCGCCGGTTAGGACGAGGATGGGCCGCACGGTCAGAGTAGAGATCTGATGTAGATCCGCGGTTTTCTCTGCTGTGGTGATCCAATCCTTATGCGCTTCCAGCATCTTCCAGATGGCCGCAAGATGTTCCGGCTCTTCCGATTTCAGATCGAGATTGAGCGTGATCAGCGGCCACTTGCTGGAATCGCCATGCGCCAATGCCTTCTCTACAACGGGGCGGACGCGGTTGAAGAAGTAGCTCTCAAGGGTTGGCTCATTCCCTTGCGAAGGAGCGCCATGCGAGACCACCGACCAGCCGCGACCACTCTTTCGATCGACATGCCAGAGCAGGTCCTGCTCAATCGCAAGCGGCGTGCCGGCGGAAAGAGCGCGATCGATACGATCGCTCCACCACTCGAAGTAGGGATAGCAGTTGTGCGCATCCATCAGGACGCGAGCACCAGGGTGTGCCGCATTTCTGCTCTGTGCGGGAAGAGACACTGCAGCGGCTGCAAAAAGGATGGCTGAAACAAAAAGCCGGCCGACGATGCTACCGCGAATCTTCTTCATTGCGCCTCACCTGATTTCGTTGCTGCTTCCCAGTTCACATAGATGGGATTGCCGAGCAGCCACAGCTTGCCATCGGGCCCATGAACATCCGCGCGAATCCAATGGCGCTTGTCGTCACTGGTCCAGTCAAAGCTGCTTGTCGTATCTGCTGCACTGAGCTTCCACTGCGCATCCTTGAGCGGAGATCCATCCTGGAGCAAGGTCAGTTCGCCTCCCTCAGCGTGGACCGTGTGGATCTCGAAGTGAACCTGTGCACCTGACTTCGCCGCAAGTTCGTCTCCCATGGAAGCAACTGAGTCGCCGCTCCCGGCACGGACCTCCAGCAACTTGTCGCGCGATGCGGTGAGATCGATGAAGACGTGACCTGCGCGAATGGCGGCAAGAATGGCGGGAGTACTGAGATCTCCGGCATAAACAACAGTGGTTGGGCTGCCGATGGAGCCGACCTGATCCAGAGGCTTCGGCGCATTGTGGTTGTCGCTGCCACCGATAGCGGTGAGGCGGAAGCCGGAATCAAGCTGCTTCTCCCAGAAGGGTATGCCGGAGTAGGGGCCTTGCTCCGAGCCGCTGTTGACCGCTTCTACCGCGGAGACGAGGCGCATATCTGCGGGAGGCGATGGATTCCAGCCGCACCCCATGCAGCGTTCGCCGGTAGGCGCTCCTGGGTGATTGATTGAGAAGACTGCACCCAGAGCCTGCGAACGGCGAAGCAGAGTATTCATATCCGGCACGGCAGGTGAACCAAGGCGAAAATCAAGGAAATCCTCAGTCCCGAAGATGTTGGCATGGCCGTGAAAGGTCGTGATTTCGCGGCCGGGAATGAGCAGTAGCTTGTCAAAATACGGCGCGAGTTCGCGCATCGCTTCGTAATGCGTCGTGGTGTTGTGGTCGGTGAGCGCGATGAAGTCAAGGCCGCGCCGCGCCGCTGCTTCCACTGTAAGAAATACGGGGCAGGGCACGGACGCCCCGCTCTGGCTAGCGCAGGAGCCATCACTGTGCGCGGTGTGCATGTGCAGGTCGCCTCGATACCATGCCGGCCCGCTGCGGATGGGCGCACGCAGCATTGCCGGTTCGTCGGCTACCAGACCAGTACGGGTGAAATACAGCTCCGCGGTAAAGTGTGCCGTAGACTGGGGACGAATATTAGGAACCCCAATCAACACGGACCATGTGCCCGCTGTGATGGGCCCCGCGAGACAGGAAGGCGTGGCATCCGCGAGGCTGACGGTAAGCACGGACTTGTTGCCACCGCTCCAGCAGCGCAGGCCCACCGTATCCCGCATGCCCAGATCGAGTACCGCATGCTCTTCGCGTCCCGTATAGGAGAAGTGGAGGGTGACGCGGTGCGTCCCAGAAGGAACCTTAAAGGGAACGACAACATAGGTATTGTTCTGTTTGCCTACTACATCGCCCTTGAGCACCAGGTCTGGCTTGGAAGTTGCGGCTTGTGCCTGCGCAACCGAAGTACAGAAAAACGATGCGCAGAAAAGCAGCAGAAGAGAGAGCGGTATCAAGATATGCCGACGGGAAGCATTCATGGTTTGCAAGGAGAATACCGGAAACAACAGCGATACGAATAGAAAAGGCCGCATCGCTGCGGCCCTTTCAGGTAGTCGGAAGGTTAGAAGGACAGCCGCAGCGCAAACTGCATCACGCGCGGATCTCCTGAAAGAGTAGTGATCTGGCCGACGGCACCACTGCTCAGGTTGTTGTTGGGCTGGCCGAACTCCGGCGTATTCGTGACGTTGAAGACCTCCCAGCGAAACTCCACATTGGTCCGCTCCCCAATGGGAAACTCCTTGAGCAGCGAAGCGTCGAATACGTTGATGTGAGGGCCGCGCAAAGTGTTACGGCCACTGTTACCAAATGTGCCCACGGCTGGAAGCGCATAGGCATCCGTAAGACCAGGCGCAAGCGTAGTGCATTGCTTGTTCTGCGAAGCGAAGAACCAGCAGTTCGGGTTCTTGACCATGTGCGGCGTGCCGATCAGCATCGGAGTCGCCGTGGCCTGGCCATTTTTATCGAGAGCAGATGCCAGTGTGCCACCGGAATTCACCGTGAACGGGTGGCCGCTGTAAAACGTGTAGACACCGGAAGTGCGCCAGCCTCCCACCACATAGGACAGCGGACCGCTGGTTAGCATCTTCTTGCCCTTGCCGAAGGGCAGCTCATAGAGGTAGCTGACAGCGACACGGTGCGGAATGTCGAAGTCGCTGGGCCCATACCAGGAGGAGAAGTTGCTGCCATCCGGCGGCGCACCGGAGTTGCTCTCGAGCTCCTGCGGCGTGTTATCGAGGCTGCGCGAATAAGTATATGCAGCATGCAGGCTGAGACCGTTGCTGTAGCGACGGGTCAGTGTAGCCTCAAGCCCATTGTAGTTTCCGAAGCCGATCGAGTTGGTGTACTCGATGTATCCGAAGTTCGGGAAGGGCGTGACACCACTGGAGGTACGGTTCGTGATCGCTGGCTGATTCAGGTCGTGAATTACATCAAGGTGCGTGGACTTGGTTCCCACGTAGTTCAACTCGCCGGTCCAGTTCGTGGCGAATTGATGCTGCAAACCGAAGCTCCACTGCTGCACGTTCGGTGTTGGATCGTGCGGATTCATAGTACGCAGGTGGTACGTCGGAAGCTGATTGAGGTTGATCGTGGATGGATCGAGGAAGTTCGAGGGGAACCCGTTCTTCGCGAAGAAAACCGGCGCTGTGGCGTTGGATGCGACGCTTGGTGACTTGTTGATGAGGAACGGAGGATTCAACGCGAGCTGGTTTTCGCTGCCAAAACGCTCAAAGGCAGAGTAGTAGATTCCGTATCCGCCGCGGATCACAGTCGTCGGAGTCGCCGCATAGGCGATGCCGATACGCGGGGCGAAGTCAGTCTTGTTGACCTCCACCAGTGCACGCTTCTCCATCGAGCCGCTCTTAGCGAAGACGAGGCCGCCGGCTCCAGCATTAGCCGTTGGATCGAAGTTTGCCATTTGGTTGCGGCCTTCGAGCGCCGGCGTAGCAAAGTCGTAGCGCAGGCCGAGGTTCAGCGTCAGCTTGGGCGTAACCTTCCAGTCGTCCTGAACGTATGCCGAGGCCATCCAGAGGCGCTGGTCTACAAAATGAACATTGGTAAGCTGTGCAGACTGCACATAGCCCAGGAGTCCGTCCGCATAGGAAAGACCGCTGGTGACGTTGGTCTTACCCTGGCACTGATTATTTGCGCCACCGCGCTGGCAGGTAAAGATGCCTGTAAATCCAAGATCACCGCGCGTGCCGGGCTCATCCTGGAAGGTATTACGCATAGGCGCGAAGAGAGTGCCGCCGATACGCAGCGCATGCGCACCCAACGAGAGGGAAACTGAATCTACCCACTCATACTGCTGCGGCACCTGCGACTTGGGAAGAAAGTCCGGAGAGCCGATGAATGCGAAATTGGTGAATGAGGTGAGGGGTACGCCTCCCGCGGTTGCAGGATTGTTGGGGATACCGGGCACATACTGATTTGCAGCGTTCTTGCCAAACGGATCCTGCTGCGCCGCCGAGTAGTTGCGCACGAAGCCAAGATGAAAATCGTTCACAACCTTGGGTGAAAAGACGTGCGTCCAGCCGATGACAGCGCTGTGCGACTTGAGATGCTGGCGGCCCCATGCAGAGGTCGATGTGCCATCCGCGATACCACCAAGATAGCCAGGGATGAATCGGTAGCGGTTCGAATAGCTATAGCGGAAGAAGACGTTATCGGCTGCGGACGCAGTCCAGTCCACACGACCGTCATAGCTGTTTGTATTATCGACCGCCAGCGCATTGCGGACGTAGTTGTTGTTCTTGGTGCCGGCCACGTTGGGGAGGGGGAAGAGCGCCATGAGGCCAGCGATCGCAGGATCGATGCGGCTCGAAGGGATCTGGTTATTCGCAAACGGAAGGCCGGTAGTGGGGTCGTAGATGATCGGATATGCGCCTACACCCGCGACTGCCGCTGCTGCCGTGCTGAAGTCGCCGATTCGCTCATTGGGAAGCGGCACAGTCGCGATGCGCGAGACACCTTGCTTGATCCGAGTGCCTTCGTAGTTGAAGAAACCGAAGAGACGGTCATGAAGGAAGGGACCGCCGAAGTTGCCGCCGAACTGGTTTTGATTGTTCTCCGGCTTCTTAAGATGGTTGCGGTTGGAGAAGAAATCGTTGGCGTCAAAGTAGCGATTGCGGAGGTACTCATACGCAAGGCCGTGGATCTGATTGGTTCCACCCTTGGTGCTAACGGAAACCGCAGCGCCGGGGGCCCGTCCATACTCCGCGGAATAGGGATTAGTAATAATGTTGAATTCCTGAATTACGTCCACCGAGGGGTGAGCCGCTTCCGTCGAGAGCTCCTGCACGTTTTCAGAGATGGTGTTGTTGTCGATGCCGTCGAGGAGGAAGTTGTTCTGCAGCGAGTGTACGCCGTGCACGTTGAAGTCGCCCGTGCGGCCTGCGCTGGTAGCGCCGCTCTGCTGCGTGTAGCGAGAGATCTGGACGCCGGGGACGATTCGCAGAAGATCATCCCAATTGCGCAGGTAGAGAGGCGTCTGCTCGATGGTCTCGCTGCTGATGACGGTGCCCAGCGACGCATCGCCCGGGGAGAGATCGCTGCCAGCCGAGGTGACGGTTACAGTCTGCTGCGAACCACTAACCTGCAGAGCAAAGTCGCGACGGGCCTTCTCGGCAGTCTGCAACAGCACCTGCTGGGAGACAGTGGCGAAGCCATCCTTGCTGACACTGATGCTGTACTGTCCAATGGGGAGATTGGAGAAGGTATAGTAACCAGCGTTATCTGTCTCAGTGGTGCGAGTAAACCCGGTCGCCTGTCCCTGAACGGTCACGGGAACCTTTGCAACAACTGCTCCGCTCGCGTCCGTTACCAATCCGGTCAGACTGGCGGTATTGATTTGCGCATTGGAGCGCATTCCCGCTGCAAAGAGCAGGAACACAGCCAAAGATATACGCAGAAATTTGGATAATTGCATCATTACAAATTGCCTCCGGCAGTTTTTCAATTGGAGTTCTGGCTGCTGATTGGGAGCGATGGCTTAGTTCGCCAGCAGCGGCTTGGCTAACAGTGTCTTTCAACAGGAGAGTAACCGGCCATTGTTGCTGCCGTGTAAACGAACACTGAACCAGGCGTGAATACGGAAGGCCTATAGACAGAAAAGAAAGGAAAGACTCTCCCTCGATACAGAATCGATGCGATAGATTGACTGTCAGTATTTTTAGATAGAAGGATTGTCAGTGTCTGCTGCAGGGACGGCGCAATGCTGAATCGGTCCGCGCGCATCTTCAAAGCAATGAGGGGCGGCTATTTTATTGGTGTCGCCACCGTGCCGAAGATACGCGGCACGGTGGCGGAAAGCAGCCTGCAGATCTTCTAGATCTCAATGCTCAGTGGAGTCCGCGTGACGGCTTGCTTCAAACAGGAACCAGGTACGCCGCTCCGTCTCATCAATCCAGACTTCGAGCAAGCTGGCGGTGGCGACATCCTCATGATCATCGCAGACGCCGTGAGCCTCGCGCAGGCGTGCAGCAAGAGCTTTGCTGTCCTCCCGCAGTTCAGCAAGCATGTCCTCCGGCTCCACGTACTCGGCATCATTATCCAGAACACGTTGCAGGCGAGAGATGTGACCGATGGACGTGATTGTGTTCCCACCCAGTTTACGCACGCGCTCGGCAATAGGATCGGTCATGTTAAAGATCTGGTCGGCCTGTTCGTCGAGCAGCAGATGATAGTCACGGAAGTGGGGTCCACTCATGTGCCAGTGGAAGTTTTTCGTCTTGAGGTAAAGAGCGAATACATCCGCGAGAATAGCATTCATGGTGCCGGCGATATCTCTGGTTGCTGCTGCATCCAGATCAGTTGGCGTGGCTAACGGAGCACGCTGTTTGCGCTCGAGGTCTTGCGTCGTCGCAGTTGATTTCTTCATGACTTCGCTCCTTGGTTTATAAGGGAGGTTCAGCATCGCCCTGTCAGGCGTGCACGATATGTAACATACTCTTTACGCTCCGCGCCATGCAGGATCTGAGGAAGAAAATTGACCAAACATGCGGACAGAAGTTGGGATGGTGAATTAGGGGATAGAGTGGCCTGAAACCGATTGCGGCGAGAAAGAAGCGATACAATGCCTAATCGTGAGCTTCCGCCTGACGCTAGCACGGCTGATAGGACGACTGAAGCGACTGGCTGAGCTTTCTCCCTATCTCTACCTGCTGCGGGTGCCACTGCTGACGGCTGCCGCTCTGCTCCTGCTGCCGCTCGTTGCTCTCGACACCAGCGCAAAGCCCCTCCTGGCAAACCTCTTCGATCTGCAGCAGGCCGACCTCTGGGGCATCACGATCCCTGCCCTTACGACCGCCTGGGCCATCATGGTTACCAGTTGGCTCATCGTCCTCTATGCAGCGCGTCGATTTAAGGTTCCGCGGTTGCACATTGGTTTCCCTCCCCGTCCACTGCATGTCTTCTGCTTCAGCCTGCTCGCACTACCGGCAATCGCTGGCGCCATCTTCTGGACCACGTCGCAATCTCGTCCGTCGATGGTTGTGTTTCTTTCGAGCGGATTGCTTGGAGTCAGCATCGCCGTCTATCTGCTGTATCGCGCGCTAAGGATCGTGGATCTGTTC
This window harbors:
- a CDS encoding CehA/McbA family metallohydrolase, which translates into the protein MNASRRHILIPLSLLLLFCASFFCTSVAQAQAATSKPDLVLKGDVVGKQNNTYVVVPFKVPSGTHRVTLHFSYTGREEHAVLDLGMRDTVGLRCWSGGNKSVLTVSLADATPSCLAGPITAGTWSVLIGVPNIRPQSTAHFTAELYFTRTGLVADEPAMLRAPIRSGPAWYRGDLHMHTAHSDGSCASQSGASVPCPVFLTVEAAARRGLDFIALTDHNTTTHYEAMRELAPYFDKLLLIPGREITTFHGHANIFGTEDFLDFRLGSPAVPDMNTLLRRSQALGAVFSINHPGAPTGERCMGCGWNPSPPADMRLVSAVEAVNSGSEQGPYSGIPFWEKQLDSGFRLTAIGGSDNHNAPKPLDQVGSIGSPTTVVYAGDLSTPAILAAIRAGHVFIDLTASRDKLLEVRAGSGDSVASMGDELAAKSGAQVHFEIHTVHAEGGELTLLQDGSPLKDAQWKLSAADTTSSFDWTSDDKRHWIRADVHGPDGKLWLLGNPIYVNWEAATKSGEAQ
- a CDS encoding TonB-dependent receptor, which produces MMQLSKFLRISLAVFLLFAAGMRSNAQINTASLTGLVTDASGAVVAKVPVTVQGQATGFTRTTETDNAGYYTFSNLPIGQYSISVSKDGFATVSQQVLLQTAEKARRDFALQVSGSQQTVTVTSAGSDLSPGDASLGTVISSETIEQTPLYLRNWDDLLRIVPGVQISRYTQQSGATSAGRTGDFNVHGVHSLQNNFLLDGIDNNTISENVQELSTEAAHPSVDVIQEFNIITNPYSAEYGRAPGAAVSVSTKGGTNQIHGLAYEYLRNRYFDANDFFSNRNHLKKPENNQNQFGGNFGGPFLHDRLFGFFNYEGTRIKQGVSRIATVPLPNERIGDFSTAAAAVAGVGAYPIIYDPTTGLPFANNQIPSSRIDPAIAGLMALFPLPNVAGTKNNNYVRNALAVDNTNSYDGRVDWTASAADNVFFRYSYSNRYRFIPGYLGGIADGTSTSAWGRQHLKSHSAVIGWTHVFSPKVVNDFHLGFVRNYSAAQQDPFGKNAANQYVPGIPNNPATAGGVPLTSFTNFAFIGSPDFLPKSQVPQQYEWVDSVSLSLGAHALRIGGTLFAPMRNTFQDEPGTRGDLGFTGIFTCQRGGANNQCQGKTNVTSGLSYADGLLGYVQSAQLTNVHFVDQRLWMASAYVQDDWKVTPKLTLNLGLRYDFATPALEGRNQMANFDPTANAGAGGLVFAKSGSMEKRALVEVNKTDFAPRIGIAYAATPTTVIRGGYGIYYSAFERFGSENQLALNPPFLINKSPSVASNATAPVFFAKNGFPSNFLDPSTINLNQLPTYHLRTMNPHDPTPNVQQWSFGLQHQFATNWTGELNYVGTKSTHLDVIHDLNQPAITNRTSSGVTPFPNFGYIEYTNSIGFGNYNGLEATLTRRYSNGLSLHAAYTYSRSLDNTPQELESNSGAPPDGSNFSSWYGPSDFDIPHRVAVSYLYELPFGKGKKMLTSGPLSYVVGGWRTSGVYTFYSGHPFTVNSGGTLASALDKNGQATATPMLIGTPHMVKNPNCWFFASQNKQCTTLAPGLTDAYALPAVGTFGNSGRNTLRGPHINVFDASLLKEFPIGERTNVEFRWEVFNVTNTPEFGQPNNNLSSGAVGQITTLSGDPRVMQFALRLSF
- a CDS encoding DNA starvation/stationary phase protection protein, encoding MKKSTATTQDLERKQRAPLATPTDLDAAATRDIAGTMNAILADVFALYLKTKNFHWHMSGPHFRDYHLLLDEQADQIFNMTDPIAERVRKLGGNTITSIGHISRLQRVLDNDAEYVEPEDMLAELREDSKALAARLREAHGVCDDHEDVATASLLEVWIDETERRTWFLFEASRHADSTEH